The Bacillota bacterium genome window below encodes:
- a CDS encoding prephenate dehydrogenase, whose translation MRERAVAILGLGLIGGSIGRGLAGLTRRLGYDPDPEARRLAVEGGAVDESHPEPGPWLGEASMVLLAAPAGALPELAARAAPWLAPDAVVTDVAGAKARVAAALAPLLPPGRYVPGHPMAGSEHSGGRYAEAGLFRDAVWFLCPPPGLQAGGGAEAEGESAWRRVAALVERLGARPRRISAEEHDRWVARTSHLPYLVAAALAEVAAEEDPAEIRQAVAGGFRDTTRVVGMDPGVGAGMCLSNRDQLLHALDRFHAALDRLEEALRQDRAEEMSALLARAREARAVLLEAGGGERESPVSAGGELR comes from the coding sequence GTGCGCGAGCGGGCGGTGGCCATCCTCGGCCTCGGCCTGATCGGAGGCTCCATCGGCCGCGGCCTCGCCGGCCTGACGCGGCGACTCGGCTACGACCCCGACCCGGAGGCGCGCCGTCTCGCCGTGGAGGGGGGCGCGGTGGACGAGAGCCACCCGGAGCCGGGCCCCTGGCTGGGCGAGGCTTCCATGGTCCTCCTCGCCGCCCCGGCGGGCGCCCTGCCGGAGCTGGCGGCCCGGGCGGCGCCGTGGCTGGCGCCCGACGCGGTGGTCACCGACGTGGCCGGCGCCAAGGCGCGCGTGGCGGCGGCGCTGGCTCCCTTGCTCCCGCCGGGCCGGTACGTGCCCGGCCACCCGATGGCCGGGAGCGAGCATTCCGGCGGGCGTTACGCCGAGGCCGGCCTCTTCCGCGACGCCGTCTGGTTCCTCTGCCCGCCGCCGGGGTTGCAGGCAGGGGGCGGGGCCGAGGCCGAGGGCGAGAGCGCCTGGCGGCGGGTGGCGGCGCTGGTGGAGCGGCTGGGAGCGCGGCCGCGGCGCATCTCCGCGGAGGAACACGACCGCTGGGTCGCCCGGACGAGCCACCTTCCTTATCTGGTCGCGGCGGCGCTGGCCGAGGTCGCGGCCGAGGAGGATCCCGCGGAGATCCGCCAGGCGGTGGCGGGCGGCTTCCGCGACACCACCCGGGTGGTGGGGATGGATCCCGGGGTGGGCGCCGGCATGTGCCTTTCCAACCGGGACCAGCTGCTCCACGCCCTGGACCGTTTCCACGCGGCGCTGGACCGGCTCGAAGAGGCGCTCCGCCAGGACCGGGCGGAGGAGATGAGCGCGCTCCTGGCGCGGGCCCGGGAGGCGCGGGCGGTACTGCTGGAGGCGGGGGGCGGCGAAAGGGAGTCGCCGGTCTCCGCGGGGGGTGAGCTGCGCTGA
- the aroA gene encoding 3-phosphoshikimate 1-carboxyvinyltransferase, which produces MEPLDRPLRAVLRPPGDKSVSHRALLLAAAAKGRSRIAGLGPGADVRSTLRALACFGPRFEERDGAWEVESPGLDGWHEAEDVIDCGNSGTTLRLLSGLAATRPFLTLLSGDGSLRRRPMDRVAEPLRAMGARVDGRGAGRYAPLAVRGGELRPLRWRSPVASAQVKSAILLAGLRAGGETAVEEPAPSRDHTERLLAWLGLPVATEGRLVRLAGPATPPPFRLEVAGDPSSAFPWAVLAVLTPGSELEVEGVLLNPLRLGGYRLLQRMGADVEFLPERQEAGEPVGRIRLRSSPLRAVRVDEDEVPAAVDELPLLAVAACAADGESHFRGLGELRVKESDRVRAMAEGLAAMGLPVTEEGDGWRVRGPGRARSARVSSLGDHRVAMALAVAAWALLRPGEAVELEGAESVAISYPGFFREVRPA; this is translated from the coding sequence GTGGAGCCGCTCGACCGGCCGCTGCGGGCTGTGCTCCGGCCGCCCGGGGACAAGTCGGTCTCGCACCGGGCGCTCCTCCTGGCGGCTGCGGCCAAGGGGCGCTCGCGCATCGCGGGGCTCGGCCCGGGCGCCGACGTCAGGAGCACGCTGCGCGCCCTGGCGTGCTTCGGTCCCCGTTTCGAGGAGCGCGACGGCGCCTGGGAGGTGGAGAGCCCGGGGCTCGACGGCTGGCACGAAGCGGAGGACGTGATCGACTGCGGCAACTCCGGCACCACCCTCCGGCTCCTCAGCGGCCTCGCCGCGACACGGCCCTTCCTGACGCTCCTGAGCGGCGACGGCTCGCTCCGGCGCCGGCCGATGGACCGGGTGGCGGAGCCGCTCCGCGCCATGGGCGCGCGGGTCGACGGGCGCGGGGCGGGCCGCTACGCCCCCCTGGCGGTGCGCGGCGGCGAGCTCCGCCCGCTCCGCTGGCGCAGCCCGGTGGCCAGCGCCCAGGTCAAGTCGGCGATCCTCCTGGCCGGCCTGCGCGCCGGGGGCGAGACGGCGGTGGAGGAGCCGGCGCCCAGCCGGGACCACACCGAGCGGCTCCTCGCCTGGCTCGGCCTGCCGGTGGCGACCGAGGGGCGGCTCGTCCGCCTGGCGGGTCCCGCCACCCCTCCGCCCTTCCGGCTGGAGGTGGCGGGGGATCCTTCCAGCGCCTTCCCCTGGGCGGTTCTGGCCGTCCTGACGCCGGGCTCCGAGCTGGAGGTGGAAGGGGTGCTCCTCAACCCGCTCCGCCTGGGCGGATACCGGCTTCTCCAGCGGATGGGCGCCGACGTGGAGTTCCTGCCCGAGCGCCAGGAGGCCGGCGAGCCGGTGGGACGGATCCGGCTCCGCTCCTCCCCGCTCCGCGCCGTCCGCGTGGACGAGGACGAGGTTCCGGCGGCGGTGGACGAGCTGCCCCTCCTGGCCGTGGCCGCCTGCGCGGCCGACGGCGAGAGCCACTTCCGGGGGCTGGGGGAGCTGCGCGTCAAGGAGAGCGACCGCGTGCGCGCCATGGCCGAGGGGCTGGCGGCCATGGGCCTTCCCGTCACGGAGGAAGGCGACGGCTGGCGTGTGCGCGGTCCGGGGCGCGCCCGCTCGGCGCGCGTCTCCAGCCTGGGCGACCACCGCGTGGCCATGGCGCTGGCGGTGGCGGCCTGGGCGCTCCTCCGGCCGGGCGAGGCGGTGGAGCTGGAGGGGGCGGAGAGCGTGGCCATCTCCTACCCCGGCTTCTTCCGCGAGGTGAGGCCGGCGTGA
- a CDS encoding shikimate dehydrogenase, which yields MIRLAVVGDPVAHSLSPVLQRAALAAAGLAGSYTALRVERGRLAERAAELEREGFLGLNVTMPLKEEALTLAAAASRRARRAGAANTLRRRREGGWEAENTDVEAVAGALREAGWPPGPSLILGAGGAAAGAALALGELGAPRVVFLARNRARGERLAARLAAFYPGTGWEVADWPTGGAAENLQGRGRPAATLLVQATPLGMEGSGALHPFPPERWLEVLAPGGWVLEMVYRPLRTPLLAAAAERGFRSVDGLELLLRQGAASFTYWTGRPAPLRAMRAALEEVLACSAG from the coding sequence GTGATCCGCCTGGCCGTGGTGGGCGACCCGGTGGCGCACAGCCTCTCGCCCGTCCTGCAGCGGGCCGCGCTGGCCGCGGCGGGCCTGGCCGGCAGCTACACCGCCCTGCGGGTGGAGCGGGGGAGGCTGGCCGAACGGGCGGCCGAGCTGGAACGGGAGGGCTTCCTCGGGCTGAACGTGACCATGCCGCTGAAGGAAGAGGCGCTGACGCTGGCCGCGGCCGCCTCGCGCCGGGCGCGCCGGGCGGGGGCGGCCAATACGCTTCGGCGCCGGCGCGAGGGCGGCTGGGAGGCGGAGAACACCGACGTGGAGGCGGTGGCGGGGGCGCTCCGGGAGGCGGGCTGGCCGCCGGGTCCCTCCCTGATCCTGGGGGCCGGCGGGGCGGCGGCGGGGGCGGCGCTCGCGCTGGGTGAGCTGGGCGCCCCCCGGGTCGTCTTCCTCGCCCGCAACCGGGCGAGGGGAGAGCGGTTGGCGGCGCGGCTGGCCGCCTTCTACCCGGGCACGGGCTGGGAGGTGGCCGACTGGCCGACGGGGGGCGCCGCGGAGAATCTGCAGGGCCGGGGCCGGCCGGCGGCCACGCTCCTGGTCCAGGCGACCCCGCTGGGCATGGAAGGAAGCGGGGCCCTCCACCCCTTCCCCCCGGAACGCTGGCTGGAAGTCCTCGCGCCCGGGGGTTGGGTGCTGGAGATGGTCTACCGGCCGCTGCGGACGCCGCTCCTGGCGGCCGCCGCGGAGCGGGGCTTCCGCAGCGTCGACGGGCTGGAGCTCCTCCTCCGGCAGGGTGCGGCCTCCTTCACTTACTGGACCGGGCGACCGGCCCCCCTCCGCGCGATGCGGGCGGCCCTGGAGGAGGTGCTGGCTTGTTCCGCTGGCTGA
- the aroC gene encoding chorismate synthase gives MFRWLTGGESHGPGLTVVVDGLPAGVPLAAERLAAEMARRQRGYGRGGRMRIERDQARFLGGVRHGRSTGAPVVLWIENRDWPTWEAVMDPAGAAPATGAGEVTGSAPLTAAERRAAPVERPRPGHADLAGALKYGHRDMRDVLERASARETAARTAAGAVARALLEELGIEVGSFVERIGPAAWEREPAFPADPDPWRRWAEAAEGSPVRCPDGAAGAAMMAAIDEALRAGDTLGGRFVAFALGVPPGLGSYVQWDRRLDGRLAQAILSIPGVKAVAVGAGESMAELPGSLVHDPLEPDPRGPRPGRFHRSSDRAGGIEGGVTNGEPVVVSGVMKPLATLRKALPSVHMPSGRPGDATFERSDVCVVPAAGVVAEAMLALVLAEALLEKFGGDSLEEVRGRLEERRRAWEAGWPWA, from the coding sequence TTGTTCCGCTGGCTGACCGGGGGCGAGTCCCACGGTCCGGGGCTGACGGTGGTGGTGGACGGGCTGCCGGCAGGCGTGCCGCTGGCCGCGGAACGGCTTGCGGCGGAGATGGCGCGCCGCCAGCGCGGCTACGGACGGGGCGGGCGGATGCGCATCGAGCGGGACCAGGCCCGCTTCCTGGGCGGCGTCCGGCACGGCCGGAGCACGGGAGCCCCTGTCGTCCTCTGGATCGAGAACCGGGACTGGCCGACCTGGGAGGCGGTGATGGACCCCGCCGGAGCGGCTCCCGCCACCGGGGCCGGCGAGGTCACCGGTTCCGCCCCCCTCACCGCCGCCGAGCGGCGAGCGGCGCCGGTGGAGCGGCCGCGGCCGGGCCACGCCGACCTGGCCGGGGCGCTCAAGTACGGCCACCGCGACATGCGGGACGTCCTGGAACGGGCGAGCGCCCGGGAGACGGCGGCGCGGACCGCCGCCGGCGCGGTCGCCCGCGCCTTGCTGGAAGAGCTGGGGATCGAGGTGGGCAGCTTCGTGGAGCGGATCGGTCCCGCCGCCTGGGAGCGAGAGCCCGCCTTCCCCGCCGATCCGGATCCGTGGCGCCGCTGGGCGGAGGCGGCCGAGGGCTCGCCCGTCCGCTGCCCGGACGGCGCCGCGGGGGCGGCCATGATGGCCGCCATCGACGAGGCGCTGCGGGCGGGCGACACGCTGGGAGGCCGCTTCGTCGCCTTCGCCCTGGGCGTCCCCCCGGGCCTGGGCAGCTACGTCCAGTGGGACCGGCGCCTGGACGGGCGCCTGGCGCAGGCGATCCTCTCCATCCCGGGGGTGAAGGCGGTGGCCGTGGGAGCGGGCGAGAGCATGGCGGAGCTGCCGGGCTCGCTCGTCCACGACCCGCTCGAGCCCGACCCCCGCGGCCCGCGGCCCGGTCGCTTCCACCGCTCCAGCGACCGGGCGGGGGGGATCGAGGGCGGGGTGACCAACGGGGAGCCGGTGGTGGTCAGCGGCGTGATGAAGCCGCTGGCCACGCTGCGGAAGGCGCTGCCGTCGGTCCACATGCCCAGCGGCCGCCCCGGCGACGCGACCTTCGAGAGGTCGGACGTCTGCGTGGTGCCGGCGGCGGGCGTGGTGGCCGAGGCGATGCTGGCCCTGGTCCTGGCCGAAGCGCTGCTGGAGAAGTTCGGCGGCGACAGCCTGGAGGAGGTCCGCGGACGCCTGGAGGAGCGGCGCCGCGCCTGGGAGGCGGGCTGGCCGTGGGCGTGA
- the aroB gene encoding 3-dehydroquinate synthase, protein MGVTAAGRSPAPRLALVGLSGSGKGTVGRLLARRLGVPFLDLDRLVELEAGAPVAAIWSAEGEEGFRRREAGALERALTLEAVVLATGGGTPLLPGAMERLLAWGRVVWLDAPPERLAARLEGEEARARPLFRGGRPLELLRRQLQERSPVYRRAIRVEAGGPPGEVAERVRAAAALGEDCPPLEPRLLPVGDRYEVEMSLAAPERLAGWLAQQGARRAVILAEPLTAALAGVEVEEACRRRGLRAELLLYPGGEEAKRLPTVERLYHDLLRLGADRSTWLLAVGGGVTTDLGGFVAATFLRGLPWVAVPTTLLAQVDAAIGGKTGVDLEEGKNLVGAFYPPRRVAVDLRWLMALPGELFLEGMGEVVKAAIIAGEPLFGWLERERPAILARRPEALQTLVARAAAVKAEVVAADEREAGPREVLNLGHTFAHALEAASGYRLRHGAAVGVGLRLAARRAAEEGLLPETERARIEALLDAYGLGAPPGRLGEAALGEALAVDKKRRSGRLRLVLPRAVGDVRTGHACDAADLAAWLARAVERLSWEAGPVGGPAS, encoded by the coding sequence GTGGGCGTGACCGCGGCGGGCCGGTCGCCGGCCCCGCGCCTGGCGCTGGTCGGGCTGAGCGGGAGCGGGAAGGGGACGGTGGGCCGCCTCCTCGCGCGCAGGCTGGGAGTCCCCTTCCTGGATCTGGACCGGCTGGTGGAGCTGGAGGCAGGCGCCCCCGTGGCCGCCATCTGGTCGGCGGAGGGCGAGGAAGGCTTCCGCCGCCGCGAGGCGGGCGCGCTGGAGCGGGCGCTGACGCTGGAGGCGGTGGTGCTCGCCACGGGCGGCGGGACGCCCCTCCTGCCCGGCGCGATGGAGCGGCTCCTCGCCTGGGGAAGGGTGGTCTGGCTGGACGCGCCGCCCGAAAGGCTGGCCGCGCGGCTCGAGGGAGAGGAGGCGCGGGCGCGGCCGCTCTTCCGGGGGGGAAGGCCGCTGGAGCTCCTCCGCCGCCAGCTGCAGGAGCGCTCCCCGGTCTACCGGCGCGCGATCCGGGTGGAGGCGGGCGGACCGCCCGGGGAGGTGGCGGAACGGGTCCGCGCGGCCGCCGCCCTGGGCGAGGACTGCCCGCCCCTCGAACCGCGCCTTCTGCCGGTGGGCGACCGCTACGAGGTGGAGATGAGCCTGGCCGCGCCCGAGCGGCTGGCAGGCTGGCTGGCGCAGCAGGGCGCCCGCCGGGCGGTGATCCTGGCCGAGCCGCTCACCGCAGCCCTGGCCGGCGTCGAGGTGGAGGAAGCCTGCCGCCGGCGCGGCCTGCGGGCGGAGCTCCTCCTCTATCCGGGCGGCGAGGAGGCGAAGCGCCTCCCGACGGTGGAGCGCCTCTACCACGACCTTCTCCGCCTCGGCGCCGACCGCTCCACCTGGCTCCTGGCCGTCGGCGGCGGCGTCACCACCGACCTGGGCGGCTTCGTCGCCGCCACCTTCCTGCGCGGGCTGCCCTGGGTGGCGGTGCCGACCACGCTGCTCGCCCAGGTGGACGCAGCCATCGGCGGCAAGACCGGCGTCGACCTGGAAGAGGGGAAGAACCTGGTGGGCGCCTTCTACCCGCCCCGGCGGGTGGCGGTCGATCTGCGCTGGCTGATGGCGCTGCCGGGTGAGCTCTTCCTCGAGGGGATGGGGGAGGTGGTGAAGGCGGCGATCATCGCCGGCGAGCCCCTCTTCGGCTGGCTTGAACGGGAGCGCCCGGCGATCCTGGCGCGGCGGCCCGAGGCGCTCCAGACCCTGGTCGCGCGCGCGGCGGCGGTCAAGGCGGAGGTGGTGGCCGCCGACGAGCGCGAGGCCGGCCCGCGGGAGGTGCTCAACCTGGGGCACACCTTCGCCCACGCCCTGGAGGCGGCCAGCGGCTACCGGCTCCGCCACGGCGCCGCGGTGGGCGTGGGCCTCCGCCTGGCCGCGCGGCGGGCGGCGGAGGAAGGGCTCCTGCCGGAGACGGAACGGGCGCGGATCGAGGCGCTCCTGGACGCCTACGGGCTGGGCGCCCCGCCCGGGCGGCTCGGCGAGGCGGCGCTGGGCGAGGCGCTGGCGGTGGACAAGAAGCGGCGGAGCGGCCGGCTCCGCCTGGTCCTGCCCAGGGCGGTGGGCGACGTCCGCACCGGCCACGCCTGTGACGCCGCCGACCTGGCGGCGTGGCTGGCCCGCGCCGTGGAGCGGTTATCCTGGGAGGCGGGGCCGGTGGGCGGTCCGGCTTCCTGA